One Salvia miltiorrhiza cultivar Shanhuang (shh) chromosome 6, IMPLAD_Smil_shh, whole genome shotgun sequence genomic window, CTCATCGTTCGGAAACTGGAAGCTCTTCACGAACACCGGCCAGTCCGGATAGATGCTGTCTGTTAAGTAGTATCCTCGAGTGCGGTGAGAATTGTTGGCGAGGAAGTGCACAGCCACTTCATGCCCCGCTAAAACATCGTTGAATAGCGTGGACTGGTGgagcacgttgatgtcgttgttggaCCCAGCGACTCCAAAGAATGCATGCCAGATCCACAAATCTTGTGAAGCAACGACCTCTAATATAATTGTTGGCTCGCCTTGATCCCCTCGAGTGTAGGCGCTGTGCCAAGCCACAGGACAATTCTTCCAtccccaatgcatgcagtctaggCTCCCCAACATTCCCGGGAACCCATGGCGGGCTTCGTGCATTGCAGTGATGCGTTGCACATCAGCAGTTGTTGGCCGCCTCAAATACGTGCCGCCAAAGATACGAACGACGGCCTTGCAGAATTTCTTCAAGCATTCCAACGCCGTCGACTCTCCTATACGGAGATATTCGTCACAACAATCAGCAGAAGTTCCGTATGCCAATTGTCGAACAGCAGCAGTGCACTTCTGGATCGGGGAGAAGCTTAAGCGGCCAACAGCATCCGAACGTTGTTGGAAGTAAGGATCGACTTCTAGCGCATTGACAATGCGTAGAAACAACTCCCGGCTCATGCGAAATCGATGGCGAAAGAATTGTGGCCCATAAACAGGCTCGACGGCGAAATAATCGCGATGGAGACGCTCGGCTCCACCTTCACGGTCACGACGAATCACTGCCCGCTTTTTCGTCGGGCGTGGTGGAGGTGGATCGAAACGATATGAACTTGCCACTGTCATAAAATTCACAgcacatctcataaaaaataaatcgggagcttgagtaggatcgggaagaggaggaagttgtgcgggatcaacatgaacttcttcgtcggatgaagaatttgaggaagaattattgttggaagaattggtggatgaagaCATTTTTTTAAGAGTTGAAGAGAATTGGTGGATGTAGTGTTTGTGATTGAGGGAAGGGGatatatataggtgaaaaaggaaaaaaaaggaaaaaaaaattcggcCGAAAGACCGTTGTCTTCAACGGTCAAATGaccgtttaatttttttttttcggaaatggggcgcgtgtaaaacacgcccctccttcgctcccactATGCACGAGTGCGTTCGAACGCCCCCTCCCTTCGCTCCCGGGTGCGGCAACGgcgctgggtgcgataggccgggttcgatccggccatcgcacccagcgctgcggatgctctaaggtatgtagcataacattcatatatatatatagggagaggttcaagaaagaaccataaataaaagaagaccggagaaccattttcagccattcgatcatcaagatctacggtggatgcatcatcttgttggatgaatgcagatcctgggttcgaatcctgaagggagcatttttttttaatttttttagtgcatcaattttaacagcgaatgcattaatttttacagtgatgcattagatttgatggttctcccgttctcacaaataatgtagttctctctagaaccacaccctatatatatatatatatatatatatatatatatatatatatagggttgaaaTTTAAACTACCTACTTTCATAACCTATCTATCAAATGTACTCACCCTTATAAtaaatatactcaatttacCCAAAACTAAAGTGACGTTGATaggtttgtattattttttgtaaaagttatTACATTTTCTTAAACAAGTAaagttgtgtaagaaaagtgtaagattGTTAGTTGAAAATTGTACAAAATATGAGAAATGTGCATTTATTGCTAATTCACGTCACTTTGTAACCTTAAAATATTGTAGGTTTGAAAATCTGAAAAAATTAGTGCACGTTTGTGTTATAAAAACATTAATACGAAGGCGAAAAAAATACAAACTTAtgtatattatgaaaaaaaaaatctgaaataaTGGCTTAACAAACCGTCGTCACTAGCCGCGAGGATAATTTCCCAACGACTAGTGATGGCGGTTAAAGGTTATCGACAGGCAACTAGTGATATGTTTATATCtagaaaaataatctacatctAAATATATCACTAACCGCCGATAACCCTTAGCCGTCGGGGTCGGGAAATTATCTCTGCGATTAGTGACGGTGGCTAAAGATTATTGGCGGCTAGTCAAGCCATtacttcaatttttattttcttttcataataTACATAAGTTTGAATTTTTTCCGCCTtcgtattaatttttttataatacaAATTTGTcctaattttttcaaattttcaaacctACAGTATATTAGGGTTACaaagtgacgtgagttagcAATAAATGCCTCTTTCTCAGATTTTATAcaattttcaattaataatcttacacaagtacaattgtgcaagaacttttacaaaaaacaatGCAAGCCCATCAAAATCGGAAATGTCTAACCTCCACAATGTGCACTACACATCGCCGTTCGGATGGCGACACGTGGAAGCGCcgaatatttatttgttttgctTTATGCGGGGCCGGTCCGGGTTTGTAAATGAAAGCCCGCCTCTCCACTGTTCTGGGTTTTTGTTGGTCAAAGACCACTACATTCATAGGATGTTGACACGTGTGCCTAACTATTGCCTAGTCCCTACCtcagaaaattaaaattttgctAGGACACGTTTCGGtccttccttttttttaattttcctgTTCCTTTTTTACAAGCCGTTGGATTAGCTTTGTAAGTGGCTTCGAACAGAAGCTTCTCCAATTTCATGAACACAAGTTTGAAAATTTTGAGAGCTTCGTCACTTGCGTCGGATTTCATGCTCTTCTTCTACAACTTCGACCAAGAGGAATAAATTGAAATGTTTTAAAACGTGAACACGACTCATTATTCGAGCCTGCGGGCAATATCTtggtttgttattttttttacggTGTTGTTCGCTGGGAAGGCCTTCGTGAAGTGATTAACGAAGAGAGCTGTGGTTGGCCTTGGTAAAGGTAAGCATTTCCCCTTCTGAGAAGTTACCCATTTGCGTCGTTTGAAAAGTAatgaatttgtttttttttttggtgttaTGAATGGTAACCCTAGTTTTTGTTGTGTCAACATTACTTCTATTTAGTTGAACACGTCACTAATATATCTCACTACTTTGTTGGTTTTTATTCTTGTGAATGTGGCTAGCGTTCGCTATAATCCGTCATTGTTTGAATTTTAGAGATACTCTGTGGAAGTGAAGtaatttatatttctatatcGGTAATTTTATCTGCGAAAGTACCTTGCTTACAAAATGAATGTTTATCAGATTCTGGTTCCTTGGATTTGGAGCAAATGAATATAGATTTGAATGCTAGTCCTCGGAATGATGGTCTTGAAGACAGTTTCACCGACAATCTGTGTATGGATGCATTTCCCAATAATGATGATACAAGTGAGGATGAAGAGGAACAAGTGTTTGAGTTGAGCAGTTCGCCTCATGAAAATTATTCGAGTGATGATGCTGAAGCAATTGGAGTCGGGGAAGATGCTGAAGCAACTGGAGAtggggaagatgatgaagaaACTGGAGATGGGGATGATGACGATGAAGCTACTGGAGATGGTGAAGATTGTCGTCAATCCAAGAATTCTGCTGATGCGAAAGTCGCTGACACAGAAGTTGGTGAATGTTCAGTGCAGGTTTCGAAACAATTAGTGGAAAGTTTGTTGAATGTTGGTTGTTATGTTGATACCTTGGACGAGGTCCATGTGTTGTATCGTGAGTATGGACGGCTGTCTGGATTTTCAGTTAGAAAAGGAAGTCAATCGTATTTCCTCAATTCGATGACAGTTCGATCAAAGATGTATAATTGTTCATGCGAGGGCTTGCCTGATAATAAGTGCTCCATCGAGAGAGTTCCGGTATGCAAAAGACAGTCGTATAGGTGCAATTGCAAGGTGAAGCTCCGTGTTGCTCGAGATGAAGGTGACTCACCATGGAAGGTGACCATTTTCGATAACGACCACAACCACAAATTGCTTGACCCTAGCGAGAGTTACCTGCTCCGTTCAGCCCGCAATATGTCTCAATCAAAGAAGACTTTGCTCATTGCATTGACGTCTAGCGGCATTGGTGTTAGTCGGGCTTACCGTTTTTTGGAGAATGAAGCAGGTTGTCGTGCTAATGTAGGCTTTCTACGCAAGGATGTGTACAACGCCCTCAATATTGAGCGTAGAGAAATGTCGAAAGTTGAAAATGTAGATGTGAATAGGCTTATTGAGTATTTCACCGATAAAGGTTTGCGTGACCCATTATTCTATTGGAAGGTGAAGGTTGGGGATGACGGATGACTTAAGAACCTCCTTTTCCGCGATACAAGGTGCCTCATTGATTACCAACATTTCGGTGACGTTCTTTCTGTTGATGCCACTTATAAAACTAACAAGTACGACTTGGTTTGTGTTCCTATTATTGGAATCAACCATCATCGCACAAATGTGATGTTTGCAATGGCCTTCTTGTCAAATGAGAAAACAAAATCATATGAATGGTTGTTTTCAACGTTTCTCGAGTCGATGTATCGTAAGGAGCCGACCAATATTTTCTCAGATCAAGATCAAGCTCTAATGAATGGGCTCGATAACACATTTCGCGAGGCATCACATAGGCTATGTCAGTGGCACAAATAACATCAACTTTTCAAACAGGAGGGTTCACGTGAAAGTCGCGAACACTTGGATTATATGCATGCAATAATAAGTTCTTCAAATACCAACcgcaacaaattaaaaaaacgaATTCAACTAAACTTTTATTCAAATATCGACGACAAATAATAAAAACGAATTCAACAAATATACCATGACAATATTtttccccaaaaaaaaaactcgtgagaaaatatattttttctttctcaatatATTTCCCGCAAAAGTTCTTGTCCAAAACAAAATTCTTGtaataatatatacatatttgtgaagtaataaatatatatacatattttgtaaagtaataaatatatatacttattttttaaattaataccACTACAATGAATGCTCAACCACTCGTATTCAATATGCATTAACTTGATGGTTTTTAAAGGTCACAACACATTCCACCAAATTCAAAGATAAGAAAAACCAAGCTATAACAATCGCCGGTTGATGGAGAAACCAGAGCATTTCGATGATTACGACGATTTAAAGGAATACCTATACATTAAAAGCTTGAATCTTAGTTGCCGTTATATCCATTTTAATGGACCATCAACCAAGAAGCCAGCCGATATCGTCGCCGACGATGACGGTACGACCGACGACGGGAGACCACCACCGCATGTACTACGACAGCAACACGTTGCAAACACAAACATAAAGTGTTTCTTTTGTCAAAGCCTCACTCAAACCACCGGGCAGCACCAAATAAGGTATTCATTTGTTGTCTTTCTCACTCGCACTTAATTAAACTTGACAAAGTATAAGCTTACTACAAAACTATTTCTACGTCCAAACAGTTActttcaaacacaataaattatgacaCCCCTCAATAAATTTTCAGTGTATACCCATGTGGCCTCGTCTTTGGTTATTCATGCATCAAAGGCGCACTCACGACGGGGAACGAGGTAGGtcaatatatatgaaatgtgTAAACACTTACGAATCCTTTCTCAATTTTGAATCTGTAAATTATTTCAATGTTTTCACTTGACAAACTTTCTTACAGACTTGCCCGGGTTGTGGGCAACAACACGTGGGGTGGGAGGTAACTAAACTTGACATTTCCCCTGATCAGATTATAAAATAAGTACGTCCGAATCCAGGTACATGCATACCTTACACAATAAAACGAAGCTATATAAATTTCGAATGCAACATGTCTAAACGtctatattattatttgtgGCACAGGAACAACAAATCAAGCGGTGAAGCAAGTTACCCGTAGTCTTGTTTAGTAAATTACTATTAGTTATTTTATCTTGAATTTATCTTCTACAACTATGTTCTAAAGACATTTCAACTGTTGATTGCTTCTTTTCGTGCTATTCCTGTCATTTATTTTAATCATATGTCCGGTTTATGGGTTTGCCACCAAAATTTCAATAGTAATGCTAAATAAAATATACGTCTCTAAATAATGAAACATTATAGTCATGTAAGAATGCATGACATAAATAAATCTTATGCCCAATGATAAAGTTTCGTAGCCAAGACAAATTTAAACTGGTACATATTATAGCAATTAACACATcacaaaatcaaatatatatatcgaATCCTAGTACAAAAGTCGAGCATGTAGGTCATATcctcaaaaaattaaaatatgactCAATATCCCCCATTATCTTCACGGTGATGACACCGCGGGGTTACATGTCAACAAAATTAGCTCATTTAGAGATACCAAACTACGAATCGAACAACGTAGCAGTCAATTCATTTGACAGCTCGAATAACTTAGCGCAATATCCCTTGCGGGAATCTTCACAACGAATCAGATTAATTTCCAACACCGATACGTTATAGGCACGACACTCCATGAATTTCACGGCCATAATACCACAATCACTTAGATTTACCTACTTTGGTGCTCCGGAGTAATTCACCACATTCCAAGACATCTTCAACGGTTTACGTTCACAAGTTGACGAATCCCATAATCCACCAAGCCTGCATAGTATAGGAATGTTCTTTCGTACGTTTGCAAAATGAGCCAAAATATCCTCCCAATCTTGTTCCAAAGAATTGTATACAGTGATGAGTTGTTCATCCAACGACACATCAAAGAAGATCCAATGAGAATTATGGACGTTGGCAATGCCGAAGATGTGATCAACTTCACACCATCTCAAACCCCCACTAACCGGACGTTCACCCTGGACATAGGGCATCATAATCGGCAAAAAATCTTCCACATTTGCACTTCTCAGTGTttgctaaaaataaaaaacataacaaCACATAATCAAAGAGTGAACAATTATTTATATGTTAACAagaatcaataattaaaaaaaaaaatatgcctCCTCACCCAACAACAAATCTCCAAACATGCCCATCTGCGGTGGTTTGTTATTCCAGAATGCTTATCAAAATTTATGATAAGAAAGTTAATGAGTGCATCTATATGCTGCAATAAGAAGTATATCACAACGACTTAACACATAGGTGAACGGGAAATATGATTCAATTTGGGAAAGAATCTCGTAAATTACCATGTTGTCAAGCCACCCATCGGGCCTCAACAAAGTATTGAACCAAGCTAAGTCGGCGTATTGCAAAATCTCTGTAGGAAACAACACTAAATTTTCCCTACAAATATTTACCAATATCCAAAATTAAGGCAATcaccaaaaatttaaaaaatcaaaatctgaTGCCAAGAATATTAACCAAACTACATAACAGGAATAATTACATATTACCTAGGATTATTCGTTGCGTGGAGGACCCATTCAGCAAAGGGCACCAACAGAGCAGACGACATATTGTACTCGTTGGGATCGTACATGCACAATCCGAAGGCTTTTTCAGCAAACACGGCCCTTGCGTTCGGCTTCATGCAAAATAGATCGTCTGCCACGTCATTACGATCTGAAATCTTCTTGCTATCGACGTCATCCATGACATTTTTAAAAACTTTGTGCTCACATGAGCAACAAATACCTCCCCCACACTTTTTAATCATAACTTCAAAGTTTTTTAACTTCAACTCTATGTATTCCTCCAAACACTTTATTTATCCCTTCAGGCTTAAGAACATATTAGTAATAtcctgcatatatatatatacacaattactTGGACATCCAAAGTTTGGACTGCAGAATAACAAATGTTAAATTAATTACACAACTCACATTCAATTTCGCATCCACGATGAAACTCGAACCTTCCGGAGTAACCAAATGAGTGTTCGAATGCCTATCGCTCCGAGGTGTACCTTCACTTACATAACATTGACCTCCGCGACTTTTCTTCAATTTTGGAACGAACCGTTTCAACTCGTGAGGTTCAATTATCTAACAATCCTCAAGATCAACTGATTTGGCAGAAGTATTCCTACATGGTGAACTACCCAAGCGTAAACTCTTTCTCTTTGAATTTTGCTTCTTCGAACTTGATTTAGTTCTCTCGCCACTGTCAAAAACTAGTTTCCGCCCAACGTTCTTTGTCTTCTCGACGAATGGAGAAGGGGATGCGACCTCCATCGAAGGGGTGATGCCGAGCTGCCCCAAATTCTTAATTTCACTAGAGGATAAAGACATGCGTACCTAAATAGCATTCCAAAAACTATatgttatttttcaatttcacaAATGGACGTACCCTGCAAAAAACACCACACAGAAGCagtcaaaatatataaatataaatattgtgCTTACAGGTTCACATCCATGCTCAACCAAAAAATATTTCCTTAGCCCATCATCTTCCAAAATCAAGCTTCGAGTAACAATCCATTTCATTATTAGAGGAAAACTCGTGAGACGTGCTGCATTCAACGAGGCATAATATGTTCCAAGAGTCGGCATAACTTCATATGCCCAACACTGTAGCGCGTAAACAAATCCATAAGCGACCATTGATTTAGTGTGCAATTCTTTCACAACGGATGACAACTCACGCTTCAACCGATGCGTTGAACTAACAAGATACTGATATGAAGCTAGACCCCAAGGATATGCATTAAACATCTTCATATCGTCCATCAAATGCAAATACCCCAAATCCAATTTGCCACTATCTTGATCATTGAACACCAAGACTCCATAAATTAGGATTAAATACGCTAGCTTAAGACTTCTCACCGACTTTCCTTCGCTTGTTTGACACTCCTTGCGGAATTCTTTCTCAATATCCGCGAATATCAAATTAGTTCGTGACCCGAACACATTACCATGAAATTTCGAATGTTTGGGGAGAGAAATATCACCACTGAACTTTAACCCTGTCATTGCACAATAATCGGCTCCTCCGAACTCCATTACCTGACCACCAAGGTTAAACTCTAGTGTTTTTTTCTCTAAACTACTAGAATGTAGCCTTCTACACAAGAGTTTCAATAATTCTCCTTGAAACTGTATCTCACCAAAGTCCATTAGATGGCCTAGGCATGATTGCCGCAAAACAGACATTTGGGACACAGACAGAAGTTCGCGTATATCTCCCATATACCAAAGTTGACATCTCGGTCTCAATGAAATACCTGCAAATATCAAATTGACTACTAACTTATGCGTTGCACCACTTAccaaaataatactaataataatattaataaaaaaatctgaTTCGTATTACAACAACAAAGGTAGTCcagtattatatatattgaatctCCATAATTTCTACAGCGATAATcatattaaaaatagaatagtGCGCAATTATTACAAACCTAACATACATTTATTGTGTTTCGTTCTAAAAACCTGGTTCAGATTTTTTTCCTCCCTTATTTTCCAACTCCAGCGCATTTATGATATCCACAAACCCTAGACCATTTTAACAAGAAGCAGACCACATATACTGACATACATTCACAATACTTACACAATATAGATGCAAATAACATGAACTACTTCCCATTGCAGAATACGGCTCGGCCATAAAACTTTTTAAACTTATCACTACAAGACTTATAGATGCAAAATACTTACCCGATTCGGTTTTGCTGTTCGATTCCATCATAACCCAGAAAAGTCCCCGCCGATAAAAATTTGCAGGCTCGAATAATGAGTCGTGTTCACGTTTTAAAACATTTCAATTTATTCCTCTTGGTCGAAGTCGTAGAAGAAGAGCATGAAATCCGACGCAAGTGACGAAGCTCTCAAAATTTTCAAACTTGTGTTCATGAAATTGGAGAAGCTTCTGTTCGAAGCCACTTACAAAGCTAATCCAACGGCTTGTAAAAAAGgaacatgaaaattaaaaaaaaggaaggaCCGAAACGTGTCCTagcaaaattttaattttttgaggTAGGGACTAGGCAATAGTTAGGCACACGTGTCAACATCCTATGAATGTAGTGGTCTTTGACCAACAAAAACCCAGAACAGTGGAGAGGCGGGCTTTCATTTACAAACCCGGACCGGCCCCGCATAAagcaaaacaaataaatattcgGCGCTTCTACGTGTCGCCATCCGAACGGCGATGTGTAGTGCACATTGTGGAGGTTAGACATTTCCATCAAAATCAGTTTACTTTTGGGTAGATTgagtatatttattatataggtggataattttgatagataagttatgaaTGTGGGTACTTTCGCCcattaatactatatatatatatatgcatacaatataattaaatataagagAATACACATTCATATAGCCATATTAAGAATTGGAACTCAATATTTGGCCCTCCATTTTAAATACACAAAATTTGAccattttttttgcaatttcagACTGTATTGTCTTAAATTTGGGCGGACCGAATCGGATTGGGCGCGAGTTCTggtggtacttttggcactaatgttatgttataatttgtgccaaaagtaccaaattacttgattttttttgtttctgttAGTAC contains:
- the LOC130990907 gene encoding protein FAR1-RELATED SEQUENCE 11-like is translated as MNIDLNASPRNDGLEDSFTDNLCMDAFPNNDDTSEDEEEQVFELSSSPHENYSSDDAEAIGVGEDAEATGDGEDDEETGDGDDDDEATGDGEDCRQSKNSADAKVADTEVGECSVQVSKQLVESLLNVGCYVDTLDEVHVLYREYGRLSGFSVRKGSQSYFLNSMTVRSKMYNCSCEGLPDNKCSIERVPVCKRQSYRCNCKVKLRVARDEGDSPWKVTIFDNDHNHKLLDPSESYLLRSARNMSQSKKTLLIALTSSGIGVSRAYRFLENEAGCRANVGFLRKDVYNALNIERREMSKVENVDVNRLIEYFTDKGLRDPLFYWKVKVGDDG